One Lycium barbarum isolate Lr01 chromosome 5, ASM1917538v2, whole genome shotgun sequence genomic window carries:
- the LOC132642675 gene encoding uncharacterized protein LOC132642675 gives MACLESKYFGLNGKFLQLLAKTPVPPILSPSPDSLKIIEFKGVNFMNFDEISVVVCLIRSAPNLQELHIEASTVELNQEQVSGYLKLLDCTTFPLSKLHLVKLTNISSFVPEFEFIHFLVFSSPSLATLRIERGAPKS, from the exons ATGGCTTGCCTAGAGTCGAAATACTTCGGTCTAAATGGCAAGTTTCTACAG CTCCTAGCTAAAACTCCAGTTCCGCCTATTCTATCACCCTCGCCAGACTCTCTGAAGATTATTGAATTCAAAGGTGTAAACTTTATGAACTTTGATGAGATATCTGTTGTTGTCTGCTTGATCAGAAGTGCTCCAAATTTGCAAGAACTTCATATTGAG GCTTCTACGGTCGAGCTAAACCAAGAACAAGTCTCTGGTTATCTAAAACTCCTGGATTGCACAACTTTTCCCCTTAGCAAACTTCATCTGGTCAAGTTAACGAATATCTCAAGTTTCGTTCCTGAGTTTGAGTTCATCCATTTCCTTGTCTTTAGTTCGCCATCACTTGCAACACTGAGAATTGAGCGTGGAGCACCCAAATCTTGA